The proteins below come from a single Cannabis sativa cultivar Pink pepper isolate KNU-18-1 chromosome 3, ASM2916894v1, whole genome shotgun sequence genomic window:
- the LOC115709139 gene encoding carbonic anhydrase 2 isoform X1, which yields MAEEQYSQLANYECAVKKNLVIISEKVESESESEEDESFDKVRPEHDLIVDPLKRIAHGFKHFLSNKYNKYPRLFDELAVTQHPKFLVFACSDSRVSPSHILNFQPGEAFMARNIANLIPTFDKGKGCEVGSIIEYAVEELKIENILVIGHSHCGGIKRLMSHPEDGSRPFNFIDNWVNIAQAAKDKVKAEHKNLSFEEQCEICAEEAMNISLKNLYSYPFVRRGIQEKMIALRGGYYDFVAGSFKLWELQ from the exons ATGGCCGAAGAACAGTATTCCCAATTGGCCAACTATGAATGCGCCGTCAAGAAGAATCTAGTGATCATAAG TGAGAAGGTCGAAAGCGAGAGCGAGAGTGAAGAGGATGAAAGCTTTGACAAAGTACGACCTGAGCACGATCTCATTGTTGATCCTCTTAAGAGAATTGCTCATGGATTTAAGCACtttctttccaacaaatataA CAAGTATCCACGTTTGTTCGATGAACTTGCCGTAACTCAACATCCAAAG TTTTTGGTGTTTGCATGCTCTGATTCTCGAGTGAGTCCTTCGCATATCTTAAATTTTCAACCTGGAGAAGCTTTCATGGCTCGCAATATTGCCAATTTGATTCCGACTTTTGacaaa gGTAAAGGCTGTGAAGTTGGATCAATCATTGAATATGCGGTAGAAGAGCTTAAAATAGAGAATATTTTGGTGATTGGGCATAGTCATTGTGGTGGCATCAAAAGGCTTATGTCTCACCCCGAAGATGGTTCACGTCCCTT CAACTTCATTGATAATTGGGTCAACATTGCTCAAGCTGCTAAGGATAAAGTCAAAGCTGAACACAAAAATTTATCATTTGAGGAACAATGCGAAATATGTGCTGag GAAGCAATGAATATCTCCCTTAAAAATCTATATTCTTATCCATTTGTTCGAAGGGGAATTcaagaaaaaatgatagcacTTAGGGGTGGATACTACGACTTTGTGGCTGGATCTTTCAAGCTATGGGAACTTCAGTAg
- the LOC115709139 gene encoding carbonic anhydrase, chloroplastic isoform X2 codes for MAEEQYSQLANYECAVKKNLVIISEKVESESESEEDESFDKVRPEHDLIVDPLKRIAHGFKHFLSNKYNKYPRLFDELAVTQHPKGKGCEVGSIIEYAVEELKIENILVIGHSHCGGIKRLMSHPEDGSRPFNFIDNWVNIAQAAKDKVKAEHKNLSFEEQCEICAEEAMNISLKNLYSYPFVRRGIQEKMIALRGGYYDFVAGSFKLWELQ; via the exons ATGGCCGAAGAACAGTATTCCCAATTGGCCAACTATGAATGCGCCGTCAAGAAGAATCTAGTGATCATAAG TGAGAAGGTCGAAAGCGAGAGCGAGAGTGAAGAGGATGAAAGCTTTGACAAAGTACGACCTGAGCACGATCTCATTGTTGATCCTCTTAAGAGAATTGCTCATGGATTTAAGCACtttctttccaacaaatataA CAAGTATCCACGTTTGTTCGATGAACTTGCCGTAACTCAACATCCAAAG gGTAAAGGCTGTGAAGTTGGATCAATCATTGAATATGCGGTAGAAGAGCTTAAAATAGAGAATATTTTGGTGATTGGGCATAGTCATTGTGGTGGCATCAAAAGGCTTATGTCTCACCCCGAAGATGGTTCACGTCCCTT CAACTTCATTGATAATTGGGTCAACATTGCTCAAGCTGCTAAGGATAAAGTCAAAGCTGAACACAAAAATTTATCATTTGAGGAACAATGCGAAATATGTGCTGag GAAGCAATGAATATCTCCCTTAAAAATCTATATTCTTATCCATTTGTTCGAAGGGGAATTcaagaaaaaatgatagcacTTAGGGGTGGATACTACGACTTTGTGGCTGGATCTTTCAAGCTATGGGAACTTCAGTAg